The Bosea sp. AS-1 region CTCGGGATTGATCGAGAAATCGAGCGGGTCGTCGGCGATGCCGGCACTTTCGCCCGCCTGCAACTGCAGCAACTTGTCCGGGTCGATGGTGATCGTGTCAGTCTCGACCGTCGCCGAGGAGGCGATCGCACCGGCGATGATCTCGCCCTGCGTCAGCAGGCTCTGGACGCGCGCCTCGATCAGACCCTCGCGGAACTGGTTGAGGTAGAGGAAGCCGAGCAGCAACGCGACGAGGCCGCCGAGGTTCAGCACGACGATGCGCCGCGTCAGGCTGGAGGCGGCGCGCAACGAGACCGCACGCGCCATGCGACGCCAGAGCAGGCCCAGGCGGCGTCGCAGGGCCGCGCTCCAGCGGCTTGCCGCCGAGGACGCGGGCACTTCGTTGTCGACCGTTGCCATGCTCTAAAGTCTCATGGTCGGGGCCAGCGCGGGCCGCCTCAGGTTTCCTTGAAGCGGTAGCCGACGCCGTAGAGCGTCTCGATCATGTCGAACTCGGTATCGACCTGATTGAACTTCTTGCGCAGCCGCTTGATGTGGCTGTCGATCGTGCGGTCGTCGACATAGACCTCATCGTCATAGGCCGCATCCATCAGGGCGTTGCGGCTTTTGACCACACCCGGACGCTGCGCCAGCGACTGCAGGATCAGGAACTCGGTGACGGTCAGCGTCACCGGCTCGCCCTTCCAGGTGCAGGTATGACGTTCCGGGTCCATGCGGAGCAGACCGCGCTCCAATGCCTTGGCGTCCTCGGCGCGGGCGGCGGCGGTGGTGTCCTTGGCGCCGGCGCGGCGCAGGATCGCCTTGACGCGCTCGACCAGAAGGCGCTGCGAGAACGGCTTCCGGATGAAGTCATCGGCACCCATCTTGAGGCCGAAGAGCTCATCGATCTCCTCGTCCTTCGAGGTCAGGAAGATCACGGGCAGGTCGGACTTCTGACGCAGCCGGCGCAACAGCTCCATGCCGTCCATGCGCGGCATCTTGATGTCGAAGATCGCGAGATCCGGCGGGTTCTGCTTCAGCCCGTCGAGAGCCGAGGCACCGTCCGTGTAAGTCATGATGCGGTAGCCCTCGGCTTCGAGCGCGATGGATACCGACGTCAGGATATTCCGGTCGTCATCGACCAGCGCAATCGTTGGCATAAGGCTTTCGTCTCTGCTCTTGTTGCAATAAACGGGTCCACTCCCCTGCGAGAGCGGCCAAAGGATGGCAGCAATCTAGCGGCTCGGAGGCGGATTCGCTATGGCTCAACGCTCAGACGCCGCAACTGTTCGCGGCTTTCGGCATAAATGAAGCCGCGGCGGCTCGCAGCCTTGTAGCATAAAACGGATCAGCAGGAATCGCACCCCGATGACCGAATCCGCCCCCGCCGCCATCACACCACGCGGTCTCGAACTCGGCGGCTCCGCGCCGGATGACTTCGAGCCTGTCGCCATGGCCCGCGCGACGCTGCGCAAAGCCCGCATCGCGGCGCTGGCGACGCTCGACCCGACCAGCGGCTTCCCGCTCGCGACGCTGACGAACATCGCCACCGACGTCGACGGCTCGCCCCTGTTCCTGGCCTCGAAGCTTTCACTGCATACCCGGAACATCGAGGCCGATCCGCGCATCTCCGTCCTGGTTTCCTCGCTCGGGAGGGGCGATCCGCTCGCCAATTCCGCGCGGCTCAGCGTGGTCGGGCGGGCCGAGCATTGCACGGACACCAACGCCAAGCGCCGCTTCCTGGCGCGCCATCCCAAGGCGAAGCTCTACGCCGATTTTCCCGATTTCTCGCTCTTTCGCCTCTCCGTCCTCGGTCTCCATCCGAATGGCGGCTTCGCGCGGGCCGGTGCGATCGCCGTCGACGAGGTGCTGCTCGACCTGAAGGGCTGCGAGGCGCTGATCGCGGCCGAGGACGGCGCAGTCGCCCATATGAACGACGATCATGCCGAGGCACTGGAGCTCTACGCGACCAAGCTGCTGGGCCTGCCCGAAGGGCGCTGGAAGGCGACGGGCCTCGATCCCGAGGGGCTGGACCTCGTCTACGGCGATGAGAACGGACGGCTCGTCTTCCCTGAGCGCGTCACCGACCCGGCCAGGCTGCGACAGGTTCTGGTGATGCTGGCGCAGCAGGCGCGCGGCCAAATCTGACGCTCGGTCACCTCGGCCGACGGGCGGGCGGGCTGCGTTCACCATGCCTGCTCACCATGCCCGGAATTCAAACGATTTAACCGAAACGCGGAAGTCTTTTGCGATTCCCGCGACTTGAGCGCGCTGCCGCGGAGGCTTAAAGACCGGACACGGCCGCAAGGCCTCCGCCCGGCGACGGACCTTTTTTCGAAGGCTCGCGCGTATTCGTTCGACAACAGGCTGCCGCTCACCGTGCAGCTGCCGGAGGATTTCAGTGGACACAATCGGTCAGTTCAACGCCGCCCAGGGCGCCGAGGGTTTCGGCTTCAGCAAGCTCAAGGCCGTGTACTGGAACCTGGAAGCGCCACAGCTCTATGAGGAGTCGCTGCGCCGGGGCGAGTCCGAGCTCGCGCGCGGCGGCGCGCTCTGCGCCGACACTGGCACCCATACCGGCCGCTCGCCCAAGGACAAGTTCACGGTGCGCGACGCGCTGACCGAGAACACGGTCTGGTGGGACAACAACCAGGCGATGAGCCCGGAGCATTTCGAGACGCTGCTCGGCGATTTCCGCAAGCATGCCGAGGGCAAGGAGCTCTTCGCGCAGGACCTCTATGGCGGCGCCGACCCGGCTCACCGCGTCAAGGCCCGCGTCTATACCGAGTTGGCCTGGCACTCGCTCTTCATCCGGAACCTGCTGATCCGGCCGGCGCGCGAGGAGATCGCTGCTTACGTCCCGGAGATGACGATCGTCGACCTGCCGAGCTTCAAGGCCGATCCCGCCCGCCATGGCTGCCGCAGCGAGACGGTGATCGCCATCGACTTCACCCGCAAGATCGTGCTGATCGGCGGCTCGGCCTATGCCGGCGAGATGAAGAAGTCGGTCTTCACCTATCTGAACTTCGTGCTGCCGACCAAGGGCGTGGTGCCGATGCACTGCTCGGCCAATGTCGGGCC contains the following coding sequences:
- a CDS encoding response regulator transcription factor — encoded protein: MPTIALVDDDRNILTSVSIALEAEGYRIMTYTDGASALDGLKQNPPDLAIFDIKMPRMDGMELLRRLRQKSDLPVIFLTSKDEEIDELFGLKMGADDFIRKPFSQRLLVERVKAILRRAGAKDTTAAARAEDAKALERGLLRMDPERHTCTWKGEPVTLTVTEFLILQSLAQRPGVVKSRNALMDAAYDDEVYVDDRTIDSHIKRLRKKFNQVDTEFDMIETLYGVGYRFKET
- a CDS encoding DUF2470 domain-containing protein gives rise to the protein MTESAPAAITPRGLELGGSAPDDFEPVAMARATLRKARIAALATLDPTSGFPLATLTNIATDVDGSPLFLASKLSLHTRNIEADPRISVLVSSLGRGDPLANSARLSVVGRAEHCTDTNAKRRFLARHPKAKLYADFPDFSLFRLSVLGLHPNGGFARAGAIAVDEVLLDLKGCEALIAAEDGAVAHMNDDHAEALELYATKLLGLPEGRWKATGLDPEGLDLVYGDENGRLVFPERVTDPARLRQVLVMLAQQARGQI